A genomic window from Ideonella sp. WA131b includes:
- a CDS encoding IS66 family transposase has product MSSTPKPFDLERVTLTKREHIELVMQAKQYKSLHARAVERLERMQGRHRIELGRARCREDSLRAELEAANAQIRDLRQRVFGEKTEQSRTIPGLPQRVTGKARPRGQQRGRPGHGRTRLRALPAVVQEMTSQACCPACGLGLRDFAGTQDAEVLEIEVKAYRRVVRRRRYRPLCQCARLPGIVTAPPPAQLIPRGKLGVSIWAEVLLSKFAYGQPSARLLQDWRDKGLEISQGTLTDGLHCLLPMFAPLVEAGLAQLRSANHWHADETRWEVFEELEGKVGHRWYLWVFKSKTVVCFVLDPSRSAKVPGAALQGVDQGILSVDRFGAYRKFARQVPGVSLAICWAHQRRDFLRLANDRPLLWGWAMGWVEQIAQLYRLHALRRQQYDSAVDSAAFIDSDTQLRKLIAGLDAQCQAGLSDEHLAEPARKVLRTMRTYWPGLVLFLDHPWLDLDNNASERALRPAVVGRKNFYGSGSQWSGQLAATMMSLLGTVRMWGLNPRLWLRSYLQACAQAGGHAPEDCRRFVPWQMDAAELAALRGSDIVTLDSS; this is encoded by the coding sequence TTGTCGTCTACCCCCAAGCCCTTCGACCTGGAACGTGTGACGCTGACCAAGCGCGAGCACATCGAGCTCGTCATGCAGGCCAAGCAGTACAAGTCCCTGCACGCGAGGGCCGTCGAGCGACTTGAACGAATGCAGGGGCGCCACCGGATCGAACTGGGTCGGGCCCGCTGTCGCGAGGACAGCCTGCGGGCCGAACTGGAGGCGGCGAATGCCCAGATCCGCGATCTTCGCCAACGTGTGTTCGGTGAGAAGACGGAGCAGTCGCGCACGATTCCAGGTTTGCCCCAAAGGGTCACCGGCAAGGCGCGTCCACGGGGTCAACAGCGCGGCCGGCCTGGCCACGGCCGCACCCGACTGCGCGCACTGCCGGCCGTGGTCCAGGAGATGACGAGCCAGGCCTGCTGCCCTGCGTGCGGCCTGGGCCTTCGCGACTTTGCCGGCACGCAAGACGCCGAGGTGCTGGAGATCGAAGTCAAGGCCTACCGTCGTGTCGTGCGCCGCCGCCGTTACCGGCCTCTGTGCCAATGCGCTCGCCTGCCCGGCATCGTGACGGCGCCACCACCGGCGCAGTTGATCCCGCGCGGCAAGCTGGGTGTGTCGATCTGGGCGGAAGTGTTGCTGTCTAAGTTTGCCTACGGCCAGCCCAGCGCGCGGCTGCTCCAAGACTGGCGCGACAAGGGGCTGGAGATCTCCCAGGGCACGCTCACCGACGGGCTGCACTGCCTGCTGCCGATGTTCGCGCCGCTGGTTGAGGCCGGGCTGGCCCAGCTGCGCTCCGCTAACCACTGGCATGCCGACGAGACGCGTTGGGAGGTCTTCGAGGAGCTTGAAGGCAAGGTCGGCCACCGCTGGTACCTGTGGGTGTTCAAGTCCAAGACGGTGGTGTGCTTCGTGCTCGACCCGTCGCGTTCGGCGAAGGTACCCGGCGCCGCCCTGCAAGGCGTTGATCAAGGCATTCTCAGCGTCGACCGCTTCGGCGCCTATCGCAAGTTCGCCCGCCAAGTGCCAGGCGTGAGCCTGGCGATCTGCTGGGCACACCAGCGCCGGGACTTCTTGCGCCTGGCCAACGACCGCCCCTTGTTGTGGGGCTGGGCCATGGGCTGGGTTGAGCAGATTGCACAGTTGTACCGGCTGCACGCCTTGCGCCGCCAGCAGTACGACAGCGCCGTTGACTCGGCAGCGTTCATCGACAGCGACACCCAGCTGCGCAAGCTCATCGCCGGTTTGGATGCGCAGTGCCAGGCCGGCCTGTCCGATGAGCATCTGGCCGAGCCCGCCCGCAAGGTGCTGCGCACGATGCGCACGTACTGGCCCGGCTTGGTGCTGTTCCTGGACCATCCCTGGCTGGACCTGGACAACAACGCCAGCGAACGCGCGCTCAGGCCGGCGGTGGTGGGCCGAAAGAACTTCTACGGTTCGGGCAGCCAGTGGTCCGGGCAGTTGGCGGCCACGATGATGAGTCTGTTGGGCACGGTCCGGATGTGGGGACTGAACCCGCGACTGTGGTTGCGCAGCTACCTGCAAGCCTGTGCGCAAGCCGGCGGTCATGCACCCGAGGACTGCCGGCGCTTCGTGCCGTGGCAGATGGATGCCGCAGAGCTGGCCGCCCTGCGCGGCAGCGACATCGTCACCCTGGACAGCTCATGA
- a CDS encoding IS1634 family transposase: MFIKLTRSGERTYAQLVESFRDEHGKPRQRTVATLGRIDERGGQVDSLLDGLLRAKGRPVATGGDLQVRFESALCLGDVWALDALWHELGFNALGAVFRRARFTTAVEQAIRVMAFNRLSDPESKLGVLRWLQTVSMPGIDVAKLSHQHLLRSMDALMDHQQAVDDCVAQLLRPLIDEDLSVVFYDLTTIRAEGHSQQDGDVRHFGMSKEGVIARQFMLGVVQTADGMPIYHEVFDGNTAEAPTLEPTLKKVLARCPHIRRLVVVADRGLLSLDNIEALTKLHVAGDRPLEFILAVPGRRYGEFVDLLAPMSARMAQATDEVVEEAQWQGHRLVVAHNPVRATEQTQERLARIHALEERAAQWASKLDAQDAGQVHRGRKLSDSGAKARLFHEVSDAHLARIIRVDLKSDLFAYEIDDAALARAQLMDGKLMLITNVRDMTANEVVRRYKSLADIERGFKVLKSEIEIAPVFHRLPERIRAHASICFMALILYRVMRQRLKLAGSELSPEAALADLRRIQRHTVTIDRSAPIHGVSTVQPRQAAALAALNVKKPTIDAQMPLL; this comes from the coding sequence ATGTTCATCAAGCTCACCCGGTCCGGCGAACGCACCTACGCGCAACTGGTCGAGTCGTTCCGCGATGAACACGGCAAGCCGCGCCAGCGCACGGTAGCCACTCTGGGCCGCATCGACGAGCGCGGCGGTCAGGTCGACTCGCTTCTGGATGGCCTGTTGCGAGCCAAGGGGCGCCCAGTTGCCACGGGCGGCGACCTCCAGGTGCGCTTCGAGTCGGCCCTGTGCCTGGGCGATGTCTGGGCCCTCGATGCGCTGTGGCATGAGCTGGGCTTCAATGCCCTGGGGGCGGTGTTCCGGCGCGCCCGCTTCACCACCGCCGTCGAGCAGGCGATCCGGGTGATGGCCTTCAACCGGCTTAGCGATCCGGAGTCCAAGCTGGGTGTGCTGCGCTGGCTGCAGACGGTGAGCATGCCGGGCATCGACGTGGCCAAGCTGAGCCACCAGCATCTGCTGCGCAGCATGGATGCGCTGATGGACCACCAGCAGGCCGTGGATGACTGCGTGGCGCAGCTGCTGCGGCCGCTCATCGACGAAGACCTCTCGGTGGTCTTCTACGACCTGACGACCATCCGCGCCGAGGGCCACAGCCAGCAAGACGGCGACGTGCGGCACTTCGGCATGTCCAAGGAAGGCGTCATCGCCCGCCAGTTCATGCTGGGCGTGGTGCAGACGGCCGACGGTATGCCGATCTACCACGAGGTCTTCGACGGCAATACGGCCGAGGCGCCGACGCTGGAGCCCACGCTCAAGAAGGTGCTGGCGCGCTGCCCGCACATCCGCCGCCTGGTCGTGGTGGCCGACCGCGGGCTGCTCTCGCTGGACAACATCGAGGCGCTGACCAAGCTCCACGTGGCGGGGGATCGGCCACTGGAATTCATCCTGGCGGTGCCAGGGCGGCGCTATGGGGAGTTCGTCGATCTCTTGGCGCCGATGAGTGCACGCATGGCCCAGGCCACCGACGAAGTCGTCGAGGAGGCGCAGTGGCAGGGCCACCGACTGGTGGTCGCCCACAACCCCGTGCGTGCGACGGAGCAGACCCAGGAGCGGCTGGCGAGGATCCACGCATTGGAAGAGCGCGCAGCGCAATGGGCCAGCAAGCTCGATGCGCAGGACGCCGGCCAGGTACACCGCGGCCGCAAGCTCTCGGATTCCGGCGCCAAGGCGCGTTTGTTCCACGAGGTCAGCGACGCGCATCTGGCGCGCATCATCCGGGTCGATCTGAAGTCCGACCTGTTCGCCTACGAGATCGACGATGCCGCGCTGGCCCGGGCGCAGCTCATGGACGGCAAGCTGATGCTGATCACCAATGTCCGCGACATGACCGCGAACGAGGTGGTGCGCCGCTACAAGTCGCTGGCCGACATCGAACGCGGCTTCAAGGTGCTGAAGTCGGAGATCGAGATCGCGCCGGTCTTCCACCGGCTGCCCGAGCGCATCAGGGCCCATGCGAGCATCTGCTTCATGGCCTTGATCCTGTACCGCGTGATGCGCCAGCGCCTGAAGCTCGCCGGCAGCGAGTTGTCGCCGGAGGCAGCCTTGGCGGACTTGCGTCGCATCCAGCGGCACACGGTCACCATTGACCGCAGCGCCCCTATCCACGGCGTCTCCACCGTTCAACCACGCCAGGCCGCAGCCCTGGCCGCGCTCAACGTCAAGAAGCCGACCATCGACGCCCAGATGCCGCTGCTGTAG
- a CDS encoding IS4 family transposase, with protein sequence MFSVVAQGLAWARGSQQPPPVSKSSISALRSRMGSAPLRDLLRSCCLPLADPARQPQAFYKGLRLMAIDGSRLELADEVDVATAFGRPGSRTGVAGYPQAQCVVLAECATHAIVAAELGPYRGDEWALCQWLLGALEPGMLLLADRGFNGFEHWQQALGSGAQLLWRATDSRLLPVEQLLPDGSYLSRIKPTGVGKAAAAAQALQVRVIEYQLPGVPDAAPRYRLMTSLLDPVQAPALELAALYHQRWQVEAVFDELKTHLRQGRRVLRSKTAELARQEFYGWVLAHPSSTPKAEFERFSRPGSNVINKLALQRQFFCSGTPCVRGYWHATGR encoded by the coding sequence GTGTTTTCGGTTGTCGCGCAGGGCCTGGCCTGGGCCCGGGGGTCGCAGCAGCCACCGCCGGTGTCCAAGTCCAGCATCAGCGCGCTGCGCAGCCGCATGGGCTCGGCACCGCTGCGCGATCTGCTGCGCAGCTGCTGCCTGCCGCTGGCGGATCCGGCGCGGCAGCCGCAGGCCTTCTACAAGGGCCTGCGCCTGATGGCGATCGACGGCAGCCGCCTGGAGCTGGCCGACGAGGTCGATGTGGCCACCGCTTTCGGCCGCCCGGGCAGCCGCACCGGTGTGGCGGGCTACCCGCAGGCGCAGTGCGTGGTCCTGGCCGAGTGCGCCACCCACGCCATCGTGGCTGCCGAGCTTGGACCCTACCGGGGCGACGAGTGGGCGCTGTGCCAGTGGCTGCTGGGGGCGCTGGAGCCGGGGATGCTGTTGCTGGCCGATCGGGGCTTCAACGGCTTCGAGCACTGGCAGCAGGCACTGGGCAGCGGCGCGCAGTTGCTGTGGCGGGCCACGGATTCGCGGCTGCTGCCGGTGGAGCAGTTGCTGCCCGACGGCTCCTACCTGAGCCGCATCAAGCCCACCGGGGTGGGCAAGGCAGCGGCCGCTGCCCAGGCGCTGCAGGTGCGCGTCATCGAGTACCAACTGCCAGGCGTGCCCGATGCTGCGCCCCGCTACAGGCTCATGACCAGTCTGCTCGATCCGGTGCAGGCGCCTGCGCTGGAGCTGGCGGCGCTGTACCACCAGCGCTGGCAGGTAGAGGCGGTGTTCGACGAACTCAAGACGCATCTGCGCCAGGGCCGGCGCGTGCTGCGCAGCAAGACCGCCGAGCTGGCGCGCCAGGAGTTCTACGGCTGGGTGCTGGCGCACCCGAGTTCGACACCAAAAGCCGAGTTCGAGCGATTTTCTCGCCCCGGCTCCAATGTAATCAACAAGTTAGCGCTGCAGCGCCAGTTTTTCTGTAGTGGCACGCCATGCGTGCGAGGGTATTGGCATGCAACAGGGAGGTAG
- a CDS encoding transposase domain-containing protein — translation MSNLGHVLARVFPAERVHEALDAHGVNSQRIRRFPAVAGVYYTMALSLYPEAA, via the coding sequence TTGTCCAACCTCGGCCATGTGCTGGCCCGGGTGTTTCCTGCGGAGCGAGTGCACGAAGCGCTGGATGCGCACGGTGTGAACTCGCAGCGCATCCGTCGTTTTCCCGCCGTGGCGGGGGTGTACTACACCATGGCGCTGAGCCTGTATCCGGAGGCCGCCTAG
- a CDS encoding GGDEF domain-containing protein, which translates to MGSELASARRVEGCDPLTGLPNRRGFEHHGVRVRAQHAGGPHKLALLFVDLDRFCRRGGDEFVCALPHIDSEDPAIALTAELRRAITRPCALGGHQVNVGARIGVVRRPNPIRFR; encoded by the coding sequence TTGGGCAGCGAGCTTGCCAGCGCCAGGCGCGTGGAGGGCTGTGATCCGCTCACCGGTCTGCCCAACCGACGCGGCTTCGAGCATCACGGGGTGCGGGTTCGCGCTCAACACGCTGGCGGGCCTCACAAGCTCGCACTGCTGTTCGTGGATCTCGATCGATTCTGCCGGCGTGGCGGTGATGAGTTCGTCTGCGCCTTGCCCCATATCGACAGCGAGGACCCCGCCATCGCGCTGACTGCAGAGCTGCGGCGCGCGATCACCCGGCCCTGCGCGCTGGGAGGGCATCAGGTGAACGTCGGGGCCCGCATCGGCGTGGTGCGGCGGCCTAACCCAATACGGTTCCGTTAG